A genomic window from Micromonospora violae includes:
- a CDS encoding Smr/MutS family protein: MKLKLDLHEIFNKGHDIDRALRGIMDEAVAKKATLVEIIPGKGSGQLKKRVLRFLDQKDVKQLYHRVEKDSKNFGRLFVHFRWK, from the coding sequence ATGAAGCTCAAGCTGGACCTGCACGAGATCTTCAACAAGGGCCACGACATCGACCGCGCGCTGCGCGGGATCATGGACGAGGCGGTGGCGAAGAAGGCCACCCTCGTCGAGATCATCCCCGGTAAGGGGTCCGGCCAGCTCAAGAAGCGGGTGCTGCGGTTCCTCGACCAGAAGGACGTCAAGCAGCTCTACCACCGGGTGGAGAAGGACTCGAAGAACTTCGGCCGCCTCTTCGTGCACTTCCGCTGGAAGTAG
- a CDS encoding tetratricopeptide repeat protein, with protein MDLLADYRRATMFFETGDPSGAARLLEPIIDAEPGNAAVRQLLARAYFQSAQLNRAEQHLRELIERDPSDHYAHHVLGRTLERLNRHTDALRHLRIAAAMYAANDDYQAALERVETRLGGRR; from the coding sequence ATGGATCTTCTGGCGGACTACCGGCGGGCGACCATGTTCTTCGAAACCGGTGACCCCAGCGGGGCGGCCCGACTGCTCGAGCCGATCATCGACGCCGAACCTGGCAACGCGGCGGTCCGGCAACTGCTGGCGCGGGCGTACTTCCAGTCGGCCCAGCTCAACCGGGCCGAGCAGCACCTGCGTGAGCTGATCGAACGGGACCCGAGCGACCACTACGCGCACCACGTCCTCGGTCGGACCCTGGAGCGGCTCAACCGGCACACCGACGCGCTGCGGCACCTGCGCATCGCCGCCGCGATGTACGCGGCCAACGACGACTACCAGGCCGCACTGGAACGGGTGGAGACCCGACTGGGCGGCCGGCGCTGA
- a CDS encoding ROK family protein, which translates to MVTTLAIDCGGGGIKASVLDEAGTMRARPLRVPTPYPLPPALFVRTLLDLGGRLPTADRLTVGVPGMIRHGVVVSTPHYVTRSGPRSRVDPDLLAEWSGWDARGALADAFGVPALVLNDAEVHGAGVVAGTGCELVLTLGTGLGSALFDGGVLAPHLELSHAPVRWGTTYDTYVGEPERRRLGDAFWSRRIRQVVDGLRPVFRWDRLYLGGGNSRLIRPEQLTRMGDDVVVVPNTAGIVGGVRAWELAAGRRDART; encoded by the coding sequence GTGGTGACCACACTGGCGATCGACTGCGGCGGCGGAGGCATCAAGGCGTCCGTCCTCGACGAGGCGGGAACGATGCGCGCCCGGCCGTTGCGGGTGCCCACCCCGTACCCGTTGCCGCCCGCGCTGTTCGTCCGGACCCTGCTGGATCTGGGCGGGCGGCTGCCGACGGCGGACCGGCTCACGGTCGGCGTACCCGGGATGATCCGGCACGGAGTGGTGGTCTCCACCCCGCACTACGTGACCCGCAGCGGCCCGCGTAGTCGGGTCGACCCGGACCTGCTCGCCGAGTGGTCCGGGTGGGACGCGCGGGGCGCGCTGGCCGACGCGTTCGGGGTGCCGGCCCTGGTGCTCAACGACGCCGAGGTGCACGGCGCCGGGGTGGTCGCCGGCACCGGCTGCGAGCTGGTGCTGACCCTGGGGACGGGGCTGGGCAGCGCGCTCTTCGACGGCGGGGTGCTCGCACCGCACCTGGAGCTGTCGCACGCGCCGGTGCGTTGGGGCACCACCTACGACACGTACGTCGGCGAGCCGGAACGTCGGCGGCTCGGTGACGCCTTCTGGTCCCGGCGGATCCGGCAGGTGGTGGACGGGCTGCGTCCGGTGTTTCGCTGGGACCGGCTCTATCTGGGTGGGGGCAACTCCCGACTGATCCGGCCCGAGCAGCTGACCCGGATGGGCGACGACGTGGTGGTGGTGCCGAACACCGCCGGAATCGTCGGCGGTGTTCGCGCCTGGGAACTCGCCGCCGGACGGCGGGACGCCCGCACCTGA